One stretch of Microbacterium terrae DNA includes these proteins:
- a CDS encoding dipeptide ABC transporter ATP-binding protein has translation MSTSKEARGASHAPQEGGPVLSVKNLGVEFWVGDRWAAAAKHVSYDLMPGKVLAIVGESGSGKSTSSMAIMGLLPKNARVTGSARLAGRELVGAPIEQLRKVRGEGISAIFQEPMTALNPVYTIGFQISETLLTHRSKMTRKLAKERAIELLRLVEMPDPTKAYNSYPHQLSGGQRQRAMIAQSIALDPRVLVADEPTTALDVTVQAEILDLLRNLHQKLDSAIILITHDMGVVADMADDVMVMKDGAVVEHATAAKIFTEPEHPYTKALMGAVPHLGLGEASHEIAVDRNEETAALYLKDVSIDYPKRGRVPAFRAVECASLAIMPGEVTGLVGESGSGKTTIARAVVGLVPTAEGMLRVAGQDMVGVDAKELRAVRRKIGIVFQDPGSSLNPRWPVGESIGEPLELAGRGRKDISKRVEDLLDLVELPRDFRNRYPHELSGGQRQRIGIARALALDPTVLVADEPTSALDVSVQARVLELLQQIQKEKQFATLFVTHDLAVVDLLADRIAVMQHGKIVEQGSKEQILRNPQNDYTKRLISAVPVPDPVEQKQRRAARAALLGRTAS, from the coding sequence ATGAGTACGAGCAAAGAGGCGCGCGGCGCCTCCCACGCACCGCAGGAGGGCGGCCCCGTGCTGTCCGTGAAGAACCTCGGGGTCGAGTTCTGGGTGGGTGACCGCTGGGCGGCCGCAGCCAAGCACGTCTCCTACGACCTGATGCCGGGCAAGGTGCTGGCGATCGTCGGCGAGTCGGGTTCGGGCAAGAGCACGAGCTCCATGGCGATCATGGGCCTCCTGCCCAAGAACGCCCGCGTGACCGGCAGCGCGCGCCTCGCGGGCCGCGAACTGGTCGGCGCACCCATCGAGCAGCTCCGCAAAGTGCGCGGCGAGGGGATCTCCGCGATCTTCCAGGAGCCGATGACGGCTCTCAACCCGGTTTACACGATCGGGTTCCAGATCTCCGAGACCCTCCTCACGCATCGCTCGAAGATGACGCGCAAGCTCGCCAAGGAGCGTGCGATCGAGCTGCTCCGCCTGGTCGAGATGCCCGACCCGACCAAGGCGTACAACTCGTACCCGCACCAGCTGTCGGGCGGTCAGCGCCAGCGCGCGATGATCGCGCAGTCGATCGCGCTCGACCCGCGGGTGCTCGTCGCCGACGAGCCGACGACGGCCCTCGACGTGACGGTGCAGGCCGAGATCCTCGATCTGCTGCGCAACCTCCACCAGAAGCTGGACTCGGCGATCATCCTGATCACCCACGACATGGGCGTCGTCGCCGACATGGCCGACGACGTCATGGTCATGAAGGACGGCGCCGTCGTCGAGCACGCCACCGCGGCGAAGATCTTCACCGAGCCGGAGCACCCGTACACGAAGGCGCTCATGGGGGCGGTCCCGCACCTCGGCCTCGGTGAGGCGAGCCACGAGATCGCCGTCGACCGCAACGAGGAGACCGCCGCGCTCTACCTGAAGGACGTCTCGATCGACTACCCCAAGCGCGGCCGGGTGCCCGCGTTCCGGGCCGTCGAGTGCGCTTCGCTGGCGATCATGCCGGGCGAGGTCACCGGGCTCGTCGGCGAGTCGGGATCGGGCAAGACCACGATCGCGCGCGCCGTCGTCGGTCTCGTCCCGACCGCGGAGGGGATGCTCCGCGTCGCCGGCCAGGACATGGTGGGCGTCGACGCCAAGGAGCTGCGCGCGGTGCGCCGCAAGATCGGCATCGTGTTCCAGGACCCGGGTTCGTCGCTCAACCCGCGCTGGCCCGTCGGCGAGTCGATCGGCGAGCCCCTCGAGCTCGCCGGACGCGGACGCAAGGACATCTCGAAGCGCGTCGAGGACCTCCTCGACCTGGTGGAGCTGCCGCGCGACTTCCGCAACCGCTACCCCCACGAGCTATCGGGCGGTCAGCGTCAGCGCATCGGCATCGCCCGCGCACTCGCGCTCGACCCGACGGTGCTCGTGGCCGACGAGCCGACCAGCGCGCTCGACGTGTCGGTGCAGGCTCGCGTGCTGGAGCTGCTCCAGCAGATCCAGAAGGAGAAGCAGTTCGCGACGCTCTTCGTGACGCACGACCTCGCCGTCGTCGATCTGCTCGCCGACCGCATCGCGGTGATGCAGCACGGCAAGATCGTCGAGCAGGGCTCGAAGGAGCAGATCCTCCGCAACCCGCAGAACGACTACACCAAGCGGCTGATCTCGGCCGTGCCGGTGCCCGACCCGGTGGAGCAGAAGCAGCGCCGCGCGGCCCGCGCGGCCCTGCTCGGACGCACCGCGAGCTGA
- a CDS encoding ABC transporter permease — protein sequence MATTIPTDAPQEDRGSEQSIEQKAIAGLSQGALVRRRFLRHRGAMISLVVLVIVIVLAFTSVGTVVGGTGKLTALSDGTLSIDGYRIPGWWPLNWWTSYPIVNGGQPTLTLWPFSLGEHPFGQDTLGKDIFAQVMRGTQQSLTVMFLVGVLSLVMGTLVGALSGFFRGWTDSLLMRFTDVIIIIPIIVIGSIFGKLFGGNAIVFGVFLGLLSWTGLARLVRGDFLALREREFVDAARVAGASSGRIIFRHILPNAVGVIIVNTTLLMSAAVLTEAALSFIGFGITPPDVSLGQIISEYREAFRTRPWLFWWPGLFIVILALCINFIGDGLRDAFDPRQQRTVGRKAQRAVAAIPSVQAVQMADVPTSFDDPELPDAYLEESESRAARDEDPATRPDSGFDDDDTPQGGRA from the coding sequence ATGGCGACCACAATCCCCACAGACGCGCCGCAGGAAGACCGCGGCAGCGAGCAGAGCATCGAGCAGAAGGCGATCGCCGGCCTCAGCCAGGGCGCCCTCGTGCGCCGCCGGTTCCTGCGCCACCGCGGAGCGATGATCTCGCTCGTCGTGCTCGTCATCGTGATCGTGCTGGCCTTCACCTCGGTCGGCACCGTCGTCGGCGGCACGGGCAAGCTCACGGCGCTGTCCGACGGCACGCTGAGCATCGACGGCTACCGCATCCCGGGCTGGTGGCCCCTCAACTGGTGGACCAGCTACCCGATCGTCAACGGCGGTCAGCCCACGCTGACGCTGTGGCCGTTCAGCCTCGGCGAGCACCCGTTCGGTCAGGACACCCTGGGCAAGGACATCTTCGCCCAGGTCATGCGCGGCACCCAGCAGTCGCTGACGGTCATGTTCCTCGTCGGCGTCCTGTCGCTGGTGATGGGCACCCTCGTCGGTGCGCTCTCGGGCTTCTTCCGCGGCTGGACCGACTCGCTCCTCATGCGCTTCACCGACGTGATCATCATTATCCCGATCATCGTCATCGGCTCGATCTTCGGAAAGCTGTTCGGCGGCAACGCCATCGTGTTCGGCGTCTTCCTGGGTCTCCTCAGCTGGACGGGCCTCGCGCGTCTGGTCCGCGGTGACTTCCTGGCGCTGCGCGAACGCGAGTTCGTGGATGCCGCGCGCGTGGCCGGCGCCAGCAGCGGGCGGATCATCTTCCGGCACATCCTGCCGAACGCGGTCGGCGTCATCATCGTCAACACCACGCTCCTCATGAGCGCCGCGGTTCTGACCGAGGCGGCGCTGAGCTTCATCGGGTTCGGCATCACGCCCCCCGACGTGTCGCTCGGCCAGATCATCAGCGAGTACCGCGAGGCGTTCCGCACGCGGCCGTGGCTGTTCTGGTGGCCGGGTCTGTTCATCGTCATCCTGGCGCTGTGCATCAACTTCATCGGCGACGGTCTGCGCGATGCGTTCGACCCGCGCCAGCAGCGCACGGTGGGCCGCAAGGCGCAGCGCGCGGTGGCGGCGATCCCGTCGGTGCAGGCCGTGCAGATGGCCGACGTCCCGACGTCGTTCGACGACCCGGAGCTGCCGGACGCGTACCTCGAGGAGTCGGAGTCGCGCGCTGCGCGCGACGAGGACCCCGCCACGCGCCCCGACAGCGGCTTCGACGACGACGACACGCCCCAGGGCGGCCGGGCGTGA
- a CDS encoding AzlD domain-containing protein — protein MTLWNAILIASIICVALKTAGYLVPARVLEAPRVSRIADLLTVALLAALVAVQTLGVGQELVVDARVPALLVAAGLLLIRAPFLVVVVAAALTAALLRLWGWAG, from the coding sequence GTGACGCTCTGGAACGCGATCCTCATCGCGTCGATCATCTGCGTGGCGCTCAAGACCGCCGGGTACCTCGTGCCGGCGCGCGTGCTCGAAGCCCCGCGCGTCTCGCGGATCGCCGACCTGCTCACGGTGGCGCTCCTCGCCGCCCTCGTGGCGGTGCAGACGCTCGGCGTCGGGCAGGAGCTGGTGGTGGATGCGCGCGTCCCTGCGCTGCTCGTCGCCGCCGGGCTCCTGCTGATCCGCGCCCCGTTCCTGGTTGTCGTGGTCGCCGCGGCCCTCACCGCGGCGCTGCTGCGCCTGTGGGGCTGGGCAGGCTGA
- the dapD gene encoding 2,3,4,5-tetrahydropyridine-2,6-dicarboxylate N-succinyltransferase, translating into MSERWVWGVGLATTAGDGTVLDTWYPEPQAGAAPAGFDLDAAAGRFGHLIGADERRGVTVAAVLVEIDLDAAPASTSDAYLRLHALSHLLAKPNEVNLDGIFGHLPNVAWTNAGPVHPDDLTRLRPALLRAGIQVQGLDKFPRLLDYVTPAGVRIADASRVRLGAHLSPGTTVMHEGFVNFNAGTVGQSMVEGRISQGVVVGDGSDIGGGASIMGTLSGGGTHKVSIGARTLLGANSGIGISLGDDCVVEAGLYVTAGTKIVLADAAPTADGSRPIVKGAELSGRDGILFRRNSVSGAVEAVGRAGVGVTLNEALHA; encoded by the coding sequence ATGAGTGAACGATGGGTGTGGGGCGTCGGCCTCGCGACGACGGCAGGCGACGGCACGGTTCTCGACACGTGGTACCCCGAGCCGCAGGCGGGCGCCGCGCCGGCCGGTTTCGACCTCGACGCGGCTGCGGGTCGCTTCGGCCACCTGATCGGTGCCGACGAGCGGCGCGGCGTGACCGTGGCAGCGGTGCTCGTCGAGATCGACCTCGATGCCGCCCCCGCATCGACGTCCGACGCCTACCTGCGACTTCACGCGCTCTCGCACCTGCTCGCGAAGCCGAACGAGGTCAACCTCGACGGCATCTTCGGGCACCTCCCGAACGTCGCCTGGACGAACGCCGGACCCGTTCACCCCGACGACCTCACGCGGCTGCGCCCGGCGCTCCTCCGCGCCGGCATCCAGGTGCAGGGCCTCGACAAGTTCCCGCGGCTCCTCGACTACGTCACCCCCGCGGGCGTGCGCATCGCCGATGCATCCCGCGTCCGTCTCGGTGCCCACCTCTCCCCCGGCACCACCGTGATGCACGAGGGGTTCGTCAACTTCAACGCCGGCACCGTCGGCCAGTCGATGGTCGAAGGCCGCATCTCGCAGGGCGTGGTGGTCGGCGACGGCAGCGACATCGGCGGCGGCGCCTCGATCATGGGCACCCTGTCGGGCGGCGGCACCCACAAGGTCTCCATCGGAGCCCGCACCCTGCTCGGCGCGAACTCGGGCATCGGCATCTCGCTCGGCGACGACTGCGTCGTGGAGGCGGGCCTGTATGTCACCGCCGGCACGAAGATCGTCCTCGCCGACGCGGCTCCCACCGCCGACGGCAGCCGCCCGATCGTCAAGGGTGCCGAGCTCTCAGGCCGTGACGGCATCCTCTTCCGGCGCAACTCCGTATCGGGCGCCGTCGAAGCCGTGGGGCGCGCCGGGGTCGGCGTGACCCTCAACGAGGCACTGCACGCCTGA
- a CDS encoding PH domain-containing protein encodes MSQPVVFRPRGGVILAICAIAVCVTALVFMAVSDGLGSLARWGWPIVLVAWLAYLLYVHPRVTVTDGFVEVRNLVRTHRVPWGDVDEVDSRYALTITTRSGARIRAWAAPAPGARQALSTRREEVAGVPGEGDSRRPSDSESSLSGGAAALVRRTLETYRRQGGADLEGGTATTWNIPALVVTVALVAAALFSLA; translated from the coding sequence ATGTCCCAGCCGGTCGTCTTCCGTCCGCGCGGCGGGGTGATCCTCGCGATCTGTGCGATCGCGGTGTGCGTCACAGCCCTCGTCTTCATGGCCGTCTCGGACGGCCTCGGATCGCTGGCCCGCTGGGGCTGGCCGATCGTCCTCGTGGCGTGGCTCGCGTACCTGCTCTACGTGCATCCGCGGGTCACCGTCACCGACGGCTTCGTCGAGGTGCGCAACCTCGTGCGCACCCACCGCGTGCCCTGGGGCGACGTCGACGAGGTGGACTCGCGCTACGCGCTCACCATCACGACGCGCTCCGGTGCCCGCATCCGCGCCTGGGCGGCTCCCGCCCCGGGCGCCCGTCAGGCACTGTCGACGAGGCGCGAGGAGGTCGCCGGCGTGCCCGGCGAGGGTGACAGCCGCCGCCCGTCCGACTCGGAGTCGAGCCTGTCGGGCGGAGCCGCGGCGCTCGTGCGCCGCACCCTCGAGACGTACCGCCGCCAGGGCGGTGCCGACCTGGAGGGCGGCACCGCCACGACGTGGAACATCCCGGCGCTCGTGGTGACCGTCGCGCTGGTCGCGGCGGCCCTGTTCAGCCTGGCCTGA
- the typA gene encoding translational GTPase TypA, producing the protein MARALRPDLRNVAIVAHVDHGKTTLVDAMLRQTGSFGEHAHVEERAMDSNDLEREKGITILAKNTAITYNGVHTDVPVTINVIDTPGHADFGGEVERGLSMVDGVVLLVDASEGPLPQTRFVLRKALEAKLPVILLVNKTDRPDARIAEVEEEAHDLLLGLASDLHEDVPDLDVDALLDVPVVYASGRAGAASRTRPANGDLPDNDDLEPLFEAILEHVPAPEYDDEAPLQAWVTNLDSSPFLGRLALLRVFNGTLKKGQTVAWVRHDGSYSNARITELLKTRALERYPAESAGPGDIVAIAGIEEITIGETIADPEDVRPLPAITVDDPAISMTIGTNTSPLMGKVKGHKLTARMVKDRLDRELIGNVSLKVVDIGRPDAWEVQGRGELALAILVENMRREGFELTVGKPQVVTRKGEDGKVKEPFEHLTIDAPEEHLGAITQLMAARKGRMDTMTNHGTGWVRMEFIVPSRGLIGFRSEFLTITRGTGIANAISHGYDDWAGAITTRQNGSIVADRTGVVTPFAMIALQERMSFFVQPTEEVYEGMVIGENSRADDMDVNITKEKKLTNMRSSTSDSFESMTPPRLLTLEESLEFARDDECVEVTPEKVRIRKVVLDATERGRAASRLKRQDANA; encoded by the coding sequence ATGGCGCGCGCCCTCCGCCCGGACCTCCGTAACGTCGCGATCGTCGCGCACGTCGACCACGGCAAGACCACGCTCGTCGACGCCATGCTCCGCCAGACCGGCTCGTTCGGCGAGCACGCGCACGTCGAAGAGCGCGCGATGGACTCGAACGACCTCGAGCGCGAGAAGGGCATCACGATCCTCGCCAAGAACACGGCGATCACCTACAACGGCGTCCACACCGACGTGCCGGTGACGATCAACGTCATCGACACCCCCGGCCACGCCGACTTCGGCGGCGAGGTCGAGCGCGGCCTGTCGATGGTCGACGGCGTCGTGCTGCTCGTCGACGCGAGCGAGGGTCCGCTCCCGCAGACCCGCTTCGTGCTGCGCAAGGCCCTCGAGGCGAAGCTCCCCGTCATCCTCCTCGTGAACAAGACGGACCGCCCCGACGCCCGCATCGCGGAGGTCGAGGAGGAGGCGCACGACCTGCTCCTGGGCCTCGCCTCCGACCTCCACGAGGACGTGCCCGACCTCGACGTCGACGCCCTGCTCGACGTGCCCGTCGTCTACGCCTCCGGCCGCGCCGGCGCCGCCTCGCGCACCCGCCCCGCCAACGGCGACCTGCCCGACAACGACGACCTCGAGCCGCTGTTCGAGGCGATCCTCGAGCATGTCCCGGCTCCCGAGTACGACGATGAGGCGCCGCTGCAGGCCTGGGTCACCAACCTCGACTCGAGCCCGTTCCTGGGGCGCCTCGCGCTCCTGCGCGTGTTCAACGGCACGCTGAAGAAGGGCCAGACGGTCGCCTGGGTGCGCCACGACGGCTCGTACTCGAACGCCCGCATCACCGAGCTGCTCAAGACCCGCGCCCTCGAGCGCTACCCGGCCGAGTCGGCCGGCCCGGGCGACATCGTCGCCATCGCCGGCATCGAGGAGATCACGATCGGCGAGACGATCGCCGACCCCGAGGATGTCCGGCCGCTGCCGGCCATCACGGTCGACGACCCCGCCATCTCGATGACGATCGGCACCAACACGTCGCCCCTCATGGGCAAGGTGAAGGGGCACAAGCTCACCGCCCGCATGGTGAAGGACCGCCTCGACCGCGAGCTCATCGGCAACGTCTCGCTCAAGGTCGTCGACATCGGTCGCCCCGACGCGTGGGAGGTGCAGGGCCGCGGTGAGCTCGCCCTCGCCATCCTCGTCGAGAACATGCGCCGCGAGGGCTTCGAGCTCACCGTCGGCAAGCCCCAGGTCGTGACCCGCAAGGGCGAGGACGGCAAGGTCAAGGAGCCGTTCGAGCACCTCACGATCGACGCGCCCGAAGAGCACCTCGGTGCGATCACGCAGCTCATGGCGGCGCGCAAGGGGCGCATGGACACGATGACCAACCACGGCACCGGCTGGGTGCGCATGGAGTTCATCGTCCCCTCGCGCGGCCTCATCGGCTTCCGCAGCGAATTCCTCACGATCACGCGCGGCACCGGCATCGCCAACGCCATCTCGCACGGCTACGACGACTGGGCCGGCGCCATCACGACGCGTCAGAACGGTTCCATCGTCGCCGACCGCACCGGTGTCGTCACCCCGTTCGCGATGATCGCCCTGCAGGAGCGCATGAGCTTCTTCGTGCAGCCGACCGAAGAGGTCTACGAGGGCATGGTCATCGGCGAGAACTCGCGCGCCGACGACATGGACGTGAACATCACCAAGGAGAAGAAGCTCACGAACATGCGTTCGTCGACCTCGGACTCCTTCGAGTCGATGACCCCGCCGCGTCTGCTCACGCTCGAGGAGAGCCTCGAGTTCGCCCGCGACGACGAATGCGTCGAGGTCACGCCCGAGAAGGTGCGCATCCGCAAGGTCGTGCTCGACGCGACCGAGCGCGGCCGCGCCGCGTCGCGCCTGAAGCGCCAGGACGCGAACGCCTGA
- the dapC gene encoding succinyldiaminopimelate transaminase — MGVADLADYPWDAVAPYAKRAREHAGGIVDLSIGSPVDETPALVRDALAAATDAHAYPQTMGTPALREAIVAWYARRRGVTGLGTENVLPTVGSKELVALLPLLLGLGPGDVVVHPRAAYPTYEVGARLVGATPFASDDPAEWPAATRLVWVNSPGNPDGRVLDVPALRSARVHARELGAVLASDECYAELGWDAPWDEQPIPSALDPAVTDGDLTGVLSVYSLSKQSNLAGYRAAFLAGDADVVGGLLTARKHLGLMLPWPVQQAMEAALADDEHVARQKELYRARRALLKPAVEAAGFRVDASEAGLYLWATEGRDAWESVGRLADLGILAGPGHFYGAHHPNHVRLSLTATDERIAAAAARLHGAG, encoded by the coding sequence GTGGGGGTCGCCGACCTCGCCGACTACCCGTGGGATGCCGTCGCGCCGTATGCGAAGCGCGCACGGGAGCATGCGGGCGGCATCGTCGACTTGTCGATCGGATCCCCGGTCGATGAGACCCCCGCGCTGGTGCGCGACGCCCTCGCGGCAGCGACCGATGCCCACGCCTACCCGCAGACGATGGGAACTCCAGCGCTGCGCGAGGCGATCGTCGCCTGGTACGCCCGCCGTCGCGGCGTGACGGGTCTCGGCACCGAGAACGTGCTGCCCACGGTCGGCTCGAAGGAGCTCGTCGCACTTCTGCCGCTGCTCCTCGGCCTCGGTCCGGGCGACGTCGTCGTGCATCCGCGGGCGGCGTACCCGACGTACGAGGTGGGAGCTCGCCTGGTGGGCGCGACGCCGTTCGCGTCGGACGACCCCGCCGAGTGGCCCGCCGCGACCCGGCTGGTGTGGGTCAACTCGCCCGGCAACCCCGACGGCCGGGTGCTCGACGTCCCGGCACTGCGATCCGCGCGCGTGCACGCGCGGGAGCTCGGAGCGGTGCTCGCATCCGACGAGTGCTACGCCGAACTCGGCTGGGACGCCCCGTGGGATGAGCAGCCCATACCGTCGGCGCTCGATCCTGCAGTGACCGACGGCGACCTCACCGGTGTGCTGTCGGTGTACTCGCTGAGCAAGCAGTCGAACCTCGCCGGGTACCGCGCCGCCTTCCTCGCCGGCGACGCGGACGTGGTCGGCGGCCTCCTCACCGCCCGCAAGCACCTCGGGCTCATGCTCCCGTGGCCCGTGCAGCAGGCCATGGAGGCGGCCCTCGCCGACGACGAGCACGTCGCGCGGCAGAAGGAGCTGTACCGCGCTCGGCGCGCACTGCTCAAGCCCGCTGTCGAAGCCGCGGGATTCCGCGTCGACGCGAGCGAGGCCGGGCTCTACCTCTGGGCGACGGAGGGTCGTGACGCGTGGGAGAGCGTGGGCCGGCTCGCCGATCTCGGAATCCTCGCCGGCCCCGGCCACTTCTACGGGGCGCACCACCCGAATCACGTGCGCCTGTCGCTCACGGCGACCGACGAGCGCATCGCCGCGGCGGCGGCTCGGCTCCACGGGGCCGGGTGA
- a CDS encoding citrate synthase has protein sequence MNDAGTQQEKATLTVDGKAVEFPILHATDGSSSIDFASLTRQTGHTALDYGFVNTAATKSAITYIDGDKGILRYRGYPIEQLAKNSTYLEVAWLLIYGELPTADELAEFDNKIRRHTLLHEDLKRFFPALPHTAHPMSVLSAATAALSTYYENESDPNNPEHVELNTIRMIAKLPVIAAYAHKKSVGQAFLYPDNSLGFVDNFLKLNFGVLSEVYEVNPVMSRALERLLILHEDHEQNASTSTVRLVGSTGANQFSSISAGINALYGPLHGGANEAVLDMLGRIRDSGESVQRFVERVKNKEDGVKLMGFGHRVYKNYDPRAKLVKESADEVLEALGVSDPLLDLAKELEEIALNDDYFRERRLYPNVDFYTGVIYKAMGFPTRMFTVLFAIGRLPGWLAQWREATRDPQTKIGRPQQLYIGAGERNYPGQG, from the coding sequence GTGAACGACGCGGGCACCCAGCAGGAGAAGGCCACACTCACGGTCGACGGCAAGGCCGTCGAATTCCCGATCCTGCACGCCACAGACGGCTCGTCGAGCATCGACTTCGCGAGCCTGACGCGCCAGACCGGCCACACGGCGCTCGACTACGGATTCGTCAACACCGCGGCGACGAAGTCGGCGATCACGTACATCGACGGCGACAAGGGCATCCTGCGCTACCGCGGCTACCCGATCGAGCAGTTGGCGAAGAACAGCACGTATCTCGAGGTCGCCTGGCTGCTCATCTACGGTGAGCTCCCGACGGCCGACGAACTGGCCGAGTTCGACAACAAGATCCGCCGGCACACACTGCTGCACGAGGACCTCAAGCGCTTCTTCCCCGCGCTCCCGCACACCGCGCACCCGATGTCGGTCCTCTCGGCCGCCACCGCGGCGCTCTCGACGTACTACGAGAACGAGTCCGACCCGAACAACCCCGAGCACGTCGAGCTCAACACGATCCGCATGATCGCCAAGCTCCCCGTGATCGCGGCGTACGCGCACAAGAAGAGCGTCGGCCAGGCCTTCCTCTACCCCGACAACTCGCTCGGCTTCGTCGACAACTTCCTGAAGCTCAACTTCGGCGTGCTGTCCGAGGTCTACGAGGTCAACCCGGTCATGTCGCGCGCCCTCGAGCGCCTGCTCATCCTCCACGAAGACCACGAGCAGAACGCCTCGACGTCGACGGTGCGCCTGGTGGGCTCGACCGGGGCGAACCAGTTCTCCTCCATCTCGGCCGGCATCAACGCCCTCTACGGTCCGCTGCACGGTGGAGCCAACGAGGCGGTCCTCGACATGCTCGGCCGCATCCGCGACTCGGGCGAGAGCGTGCAGCGCTTCGTCGAGCGGGTCAAGAACAAGGAAGACGGCGTGAAGCTCATGGGCTTCGGGCACCGCGTCTACAAGAACTACGACCCGCGTGCGAAGCTCGTGAAGGAGTCGGCCGACGAGGTGCTCGAGGCGCTCGGCGTCAGCGACCCGCTTCTCGACCTCGCGAAGGAGCTCGAGGAGATCGCCCTCAACGACGACTACTTCCGGGAGCGTCGCCTCTACCCGAACGTGGACTTCTACACGGGCGTCATCTACAAGGCGATGGGCTTCCCGACCCGCATGTTCACCGTGCTGTTCGCGATCGGCCGCCTTCCCGGCTGGCTCGCCCAGTGGCGCGAGGCCACCCGCGACCCGCAGACCAAGATCGGCCGCCCGCAGCAGCTGTACATCGGCGCGGGCGAGCGCAATTACCCCGGTCAGGGCTGA
- a CDS encoding AzlC family ABC transporter permease, translating into MTDAHFDDAAAPGEARRAAREAAGVAIATSAYGISFGALAVAAGLDVWQTCVLSLLMFTGGSQFAFVGVIASGGLAAAPAAIASAALLGVRNAAYGMRMSPIIGAGFWRRAAASVFTIDESTAVALAQSSARARTVGFWVTGIGIYVGWNISTLAGALLGDVLGDVRAYGLDAAAAAAFLALLWPRLRARQPIVVGVAAAVVATMLTPVLMPGLPVIIAALVAVVVGWANWFSSPVRRASGQDWDEPDDVPERGGLP; encoded by the coding sequence GTGACCGACGCGCACTTCGACGACGCCGCGGCGCCGGGCGAGGCCCGTCGCGCCGCCCGCGAGGCGGCGGGGGTGGCGATCGCCACGAGCGCCTACGGCATCTCGTTCGGCGCGCTGGCGGTCGCTGCCGGACTCGACGTCTGGCAGACCTGCGTGCTGAGCCTCCTGATGTTCACCGGCGGGTCGCAGTTCGCGTTCGTCGGGGTGATCGCCTCGGGCGGCCTCGCCGCTGCGCCGGCGGCGATCGCGTCGGCGGCCCTGCTGGGCGTGCGCAACGCGGCGTACGGGATGCGGATGTCGCCGATCATCGGCGCCGGGTTCTGGCGCCGCGCCGCGGCATCCGTCTTCACCATCGACGAGTCGACCGCCGTCGCGCTCGCGCAGTCCTCGGCCCGTGCGCGCACCGTCGGGTTCTGGGTGACCGGCATCGGCATCTACGTCGGCTGGAACATCTCCACCCTCGCCGGAGCGCTCCTCGGCGACGTGCTGGGCGACGTGCGCGCCTACGGCCTCGACGCCGCCGCTGCGGCGGCCTTCCTCGCGCTGCTGTGGCCGCGTCTGCGTGCACGCCAGCCGATCGTGGTGGGCGTCGCTGCGGCCGTCGTCGCGACGATGCTGACACCGGTTCTCATGCCGGGACTGCCCGTGATCATCGCTGCCCTGGTGGCGGTGGTCGTCGGCTGGGCGAACTGGTTCTCGTCGCCGGTGCGCCGCGCGAGCGGGCAGGACTGGGACGAGCCCGACGATGTGCCCGAGCGCGGAGGACTCCCGTGA
- the fdxA gene encoding ferredoxin: MTYVIALPCVDVKDRACIDECPVDCIYEGERSLYIHPDECVDCGACEPVCPVEAIYYEDDLPDEWQDYYKANVEFFDDIGSPGGAAKTGVIAKDHPIISALPPQDH, encoded by the coding sequence GTGACGTATGTGATCGCTCTTCCGTGTGTGGACGTCAAGGACCGCGCGTGCATCGACGAGTGCCCCGTGGACTGCATCTACGAGGGTGAGCGGTCGCTGTACATCCACCCCGACGAGTGCGTCGACTGCGGCGCCTGCGAACCGGTGTGCCCCGTCGAGGCGATCTACTACGAAGACGACCTCCCCGACGAGTGGCAGGACTACTACAAGGCCAACGTCGAGTTCTTCGACGACATCGGCTCCCCGGGCGGCGCCGCCAAGACCGGCGTCATCGCGAAGGACCACCCGATCATCTCGGCGCTCCCTCCGCAGGATCACTGA